A section of the Mastomys coucha isolate ucsf_1 unplaced genomic scaffold, UCSF_Mcou_1 pScaffold15, whole genome shotgun sequence genome encodes:
- the Scand1 gene encoding SCAN domain-containing protein 1 — translation MAAPQPSQAAQSPAAPPEQPEGAGDCGAPEPDSVSSPAPELPGAPAALNAAPQADAAPRPGASRPGPETFRQRFRQFRYQDAAGPREAFRQLRELSRQWLRPDIRTKEQIVEMLVQEQLQAILPEAARARRLRRRADVRITG, via the coding sequence ATGGCGGCGCCGCAGCCCAGCCAGGCCGCTCAGAGCCCCGCGGCGCCGCCCGAGCAGCCGGAAGGAGCCGGCGACTGTGGGGCCCCGGAGCCCGACTCTGTGAGCTCCCCGGCCCCGGAGCTCCCCGGCGCGCCCGCAGCTTTGAACGCGGCGCCGCAAGCTGACGCCGCCCCTCGGCCCGGAGCCTCTCGGCCCGGCCCCGAGACCTTTCGCCAGCGCTTCCGGCAGTTTCGCTACCAGGACGCGGCCGGTCCCCGAGAAGCCTTCCGGCAGCTGCGGGAGCTGTCCCGCCAGTGGCTGCGGCCCGACATCCGCACCAAGGAGCAGATCGTGGAGATGCTGGTACAGGAGCAGCTGCAGGCCATTCTACCCGAGGCGGCCCGGGCTCGGCGGCTGCGGCGCCGCGCGGACGTGCGCATCACCGGCTGA